In a single window of the Ferrimicrobium sp. genome:
- a CDS encoding MarP family serine protease, which translates to MSTPFLGAIFGFNLVDLVILALVAFSAARGLKVGATIQLGSYIGFWVGLLAGAVIAPYAAAPLPVGIVRTFISLVILFGLASITSALGRSLGSRISRKLDRFHLGKIDGGAGVIVSIAATLLIVWIVAALALNAPFQALSSEVSGSRIVQALDEILPPAPSVFAQVDALFSTAGFPPVFASIPPALAGPVPLPTSTEVKAIEAKVSASVLKVEGLACSEIQEGSAFVVAPGYVATNAHVVAGEPSTYVIQNGSQLAATVIWYNPHLDLAVLKVPGLQAPVLHFDTQVQPRGTQAVVLGYPEGGPLTYGSAGIMAGFDATGRDIYNKGLTTRLVYEIDAIVRPGNSGGPLVNSAGQVLGVVFSRSTTNNYVGFALAAPAVAKEVHEALTEPQHRVSTEGCVP; encoded by the coding sequence GTGTCAACCCCGTTCTTAGGTGCCATCTTCGGCTTCAACCTCGTGGATCTGGTCATCCTCGCTCTCGTCGCGTTCTCCGCTGCTCGAGGGCTGAAGGTAGGCGCAACCATCCAACTCGGCTCCTACATCGGGTTTTGGGTTGGACTTCTCGCCGGTGCGGTGATCGCGCCCTACGCGGCCGCACCACTTCCAGTCGGCATCGTACGCACGTTCATCTCGCTCGTGATTCTCTTTGGGCTCGCATCGATCACCTCGGCGCTGGGCAGGAGTCTCGGCAGCAGGATCAGCAGGAAACTCGACCGTTTCCATCTTGGAAAGATCGACGGCGGTGCAGGCGTCATCGTCTCCATCGCGGCGACCTTGTTGATCGTATGGATCGTCGCCGCACTGGCCCTCAATGCGCCCTTCCAAGCACTCTCCTCCGAGGTCTCGGGCTCAAGAATTGTTCAGGCTCTCGATGAAATTCTCCCTCCCGCTCCAAGCGTCTTCGCTCAGGTTGACGCACTCTTTTCCACGGCTGGTTTTCCTCCCGTCTTTGCTTCGATCCCACCGGCGTTGGCTGGTCCAGTGCCGCTACCAACATCTACTGAGGTCAAAGCGATCGAGGCAAAGGTCTCGGCCTCGGTGCTCAAGGTCGAGGGCCTCGCCTGTTCGGAGATCCAGGAGGGTTCAGCCTTTGTGGTTGCACCTGGCTATGTAGCGACCAACGCACACGTCGTGGCGGGCGAACCAAGTACCTATGTGATCCAGAATGGTTCACAACTCGCAGCAACGGTTATCTGGTACAACCCGCATCTCGATTTAGCGGTGTTGAAGGTCCCCGGGCTACAGGCTCCGGTCTTGCACTTTGATACCCAAGTTCAGCCACGTGGCACCCAGGCGGTTGTGCTGGGCTATCCCGAGGGTGGTCCACTGACGTATGGGTCTGCCGGAATCATGGCAGGCTTTGACGCCACTGGGCGCGACATCTACAACAAGGGCCTGACGACACGCCTGGTCTATGAGATCGACGCGATCGTCCGACCCGGTAACTCCGGTGGACCGTTAGTCAATTCTGCCGGCCAAGTGCTCGGCGTGGTGTTTTCCCGGTCCACTACCAATAACTATGTTGGTTTCGCGCTCGCCG